GGCCGGCCTCATCGACGGGGTGCTGAACGCGCTGCCGGGCGCCGCCTTCGCGCTGCTGCTGGGCTGGGACTGGGTGGCTGCGGTCGTCCTCGCCGGGATCACCTGGATCTCCTCGTCCGGTGTCATCGCCAAGGTGCTCGCCGACCTGGGCCGGCTCGGTAACCGGGAGACCCCGGTGGTGCTGTCCGTGCTGGTCATCGAGGACCTGGCGATGGCCTTCTACCTACCGCTGCTCACTGCCGTGCTGGCCGGCACGGGTCTGATCGGCGGCGGGATCTCGCTTGCCATCGCGGTAACCACCGTGCTGATCGTGCTGGTGGTGGCGATCCGGTACGGCCGGCTCATCTCGTCGGTGATGTCGGCGGGCGACCCGGAGGCGCTGCTACTCGGCGTGCTCGGCCTGACCCTGCTGGTCGCCGGCGTGGCCGCGAAGCTCCAGGTGTCCGCAGCCGTCGGCGCGTTCCTGGTCGGCATCGCGATATCCGGGCCGGTGGCGCACCACGCGACGGAGCTGCTCACGCCGCTGCGCGACCTGTTCGCGGCGGTGTTCTTCCTCTTCTTCGGGCTGGTCACCGACCCCCGGGACATTCCGCCGGTGCTGCTGCCTGCGCTCGGGCTGGCAGCGGTGACGATGGGGACGAAGACGCTCACCGGATATTTCGCCGCCCGGCGGGCCGGTATCGCCGAGCCCGGCCGTTGGCGGGCCGGCCTCGCCCTCGTGCCGCGCGGGGAGTTCTCCATCGTCATCGCCGGGCTCGCGGTGGCCTCCGGCGGCGTCGAGCCGCGGTTGGCGGCGCTGGCGACGGCATACGTATTGATCACGGTAGTCACCGGGCCGATGCTGGCGCGGGTGCCCGACCTCGACTGGTTCAAGGGCTGGCTGCGGCGCCGGGCGGCGGCGCAGCGGGCCCAGCCGGCACCCGTCCCCGACTGACGGTCGGGGGCCATCGCTGGCCAACCCACCTGCACGTCCACGCTCAGCCAGGACGGTCAGCCAGGCCAAGCGGTTGCCGAATTGCTCCCGCGGGGTCTACCGCTGGTGGCACTCGCGGGTTACCGTTTCGCCCCAGCAGCGATGGGTCCGCGGGTGCACGTCGCCCGCGCAAGAAGCGGAAGGTTGGCCGGTGAGCGTGCAGGAGTCGACGTTCCACGGCTTCGTCAACCCGGTCGACCCGTCGCCGGCGGAACTGCGGTCGTGGGCCTACCAGCCGGATTCTGTGCCACTGACCTCCATGCCGCCGGACTGGGACCTGCTGGTCTCCGGTGACCGGCTGGTGCTGACCCTCTTCGACCTGGCCACGGATCCGGCCTGCCCGGCCCGCCGCTTTGCGCT
The sequence above is a segment of the Micromonospora sp. WMMA1363 genome. Coding sequences within it:
- a CDS encoding cation:proton antiporter, with amino-acid sequence MHETTSLLIEVGALLFLLGLLGRLSRRIGLSPIPLYLLAGLAFGHGGVFEFKASEEFFAVGAEIGVILLLVMLGLEYSANELIGNLRAAAPAGLIDGVLNALPGAAFALLLGWDWVAAVVLAGITWISSSGVIAKVLADLGRLGNRETPVVLSVLVIEDLAMAFYLPLLTAVLAGTGLIGGGISLAIAVTTVLIVLVVAIRYGRLISSVMSAGDPEALLLGVLGLTLLVAGVAAKLQVSAAVGAFLVGIAISGPVAHHATELLTPLRDLFAAVFFLFFGLVTDPRDIPPVLLPALGLAAVTMGTKTLTGYFAARRAGIAEPGRWRAGLALVPRGEFSIVIAGLAVASGGVEPRLAALATAYVLITVVTGPMLARVPDLDWFKGWLRRRAAAQRAQPAPVPD